A DNA window from Linepithema humile isolate Giens D197 chromosome 6, Lhum_UNIL_v1.0, whole genome shotgun sequence contains the following coding sequences:
- the Dic1 gene encoding mitochondrial dicarboxylate carrier: protein MADKSKKLSRWYFGGVSSAAAACVTHPLDLLKVHLQTQQEGKISIVHSTIGIIRKQGILALYNGLSASLLRQLTYSTIRFGAYEVGKQTLETPDRPLPFYQKLLLAGVSGATGGVFGTPGDVINVRMQNDIKLPSELRRNYKHALDGLFRVIQQEGVRQLFSGCSTATMRAVLMTIGQLSFYDQIKTTLLQTGYFRDNPSTHVLSSVSAGAIATTLTQPLDVLKTRAMNAKPGEFKSLMEIFLHTAKLGPLAFFKGYVPAFIRLAPQTILTFVFLEQLRYNFGFYPESVKPSL, encoded by the exons ATGGCAGACAAAAGTAAGAAATTATCACGTTGGTATTTTGGTGGTGTTTCCTCCGCAGCTGCTGCTTGTGTGACTCACCCTTTGGATTTACTGAAg GTTCACCTGCAAACTCAACAGGAAGGCAAAATATCAATAGTGCATTCGACAATTGGAATAATTAGGAAACAGGGAATATTAGCTTTATACAATGGACTCAGTGCTTCCCTGCTTCGTCAACTGACGTATTCCACAATAAGATTCGGAGCGTACGAG GTCGGCAAGCAGACGCTCGAGACACCCGACCGTCCATTACCATTTTATCAAAAGCTACTGCTGGCCGGAGTTTCCGGTGCTACAGGCGGCGTTTTCGGGACTCCTGGCGATGTCATTAACGTACGCATGCAGAATGATATCAAATTACCGTCCGAACTGAGAAGAAA CTACAAGCATGCTTTGGATGGATTGTTCCGTGTAATTCAGCAAGAAGGGGTTCGTCAGTTGTTCAGCGGATGTTCCACCGCCACCATGAGAGCAGTGCTGATGACTATTGGACAATTGAGCTTTTACgatcaaataaaaacaacattGCTACAAACTGGCTATTTTCGGGATAATCCATCAACGCACGTTTTATCCAGCGTGTCGGCT GGCGCAATTGCGACAACGCTTACGCAACCTTTAGATGTTCTGAAAACACGAGCAATGAACGCTAAACCCGGAGAATTTAAA AGTCTGATGGAAATCTTCCTACATACTGCCAAACTTGGGCCACTGGCTTTCTTTAaa GGCTATGTACCTGCATTTATCCGATTAGCGCCACAAACTATCCTTACATTTGTGTTCCTCGAACAGCTTAGATACAATTTTGGGTTTTATCCAGAATCAGTGAAGCCGTCGTTATAA
- the LOC105671470 gene encoding uncharacterized protein isoform X2, which produces MPERVNAIHKYYTDLEYDKKWNNDVFINVSTLSEEMTFEDVNDFAERFLKAASVIEKNLSDFKSRCSHVDDVTTIIEYLTNFGMQFVFGNFFDKEYTSHDVVLSVMLTLFSMCSDPEVQLFLKNAIIKNSTLNSTDAFDKFDNIFLNSDLYAAISYLRIKSAKNCLNDIIWIHRSIQEKALWLIEKYFKNQNIPIHIFSGSCQPTEKLLTPTISNVTSMISLWSENLATAKNVAALLNKDVVFINTYMDFSGGVVLLPYVKIFSRTLPYKCSLGICPLKSDAYSTNDIFRNLFYDGTWQQPVKGTYWIYDNHGTYNELWANATSDDINRCINSAEKGFKIWSAKSTEARMQILLKFVSLLECNRKFLLANKVLKLVKFLCTYEKSLSCTQNGRLEVTRIRKPRGVIVIKELDENVLLYRVIASLFAGNSVIVICGIQACSLICNLSYCDLFSMSNVPPGVVNLLSNENTKTLESILCKKDYESYAKQFFTEDDLSTFTNLTLPKQIIFSFK; this is translated from the exons ATGCCTGAGCGAGTAAATGCTATACACAAATATTATACTGATCTAGAATATGATAAGAAATGGAATAAT gatgtttttataaatgtttctacTTTATCTGAGGAAATGACATTTGAAGATGTCAATGATTTCGCAGAGAG atttcttAAAGCAGCATctgtaatagaaaaaaatttgtctgATTTTAAATCTCGCTGTTCACATGTAGACGATGTCACTactattattgaatatttaactaattttgGTATGCAATTTGTTTTTGGCAACTTTTTTG ataaagaaTACACAAGTCATGATGTAGTTTTATCAGTAATGCTTACATTATTCAGTATGTGTTCAGATCCTGAAGTGCagttatttttgaaaaatgcaatcat caaaaattcGACATTGAATTCGACAGATGCATTTGACAAGTttgacaatatatttttaa ATTCAGATTTGTATGCAGCTATCAGCTACTTGAGAATTAAAAGTGCCAAGAATTGTCTAAATGACATAATTTGGATCCATAGATCGATACAAGAAAAGGCTTTGTGGCttatagagaaatattttaagaatcaaaatattcctattcatatttttagtgGATCATGCCAACCCACAGAAAAATTGCTTACACCCACTATATCTAATGTAACAAGCATGATATCCTTATGGTCAGAAAATCTTGCAACTGCAAAGAATGTAGCGgcattattaaat aaagacgttgtatttataaatacatatatggaTTTCTCTGGTGGTGTCGTGCTTTTGccttatgtaaaaatatttagcagAACATTGCCATATAAATGTAGCCTTGGTATCTGTCCATTGAAATCAGATGCATACTCAACtaatgatatatttagaaatctaTTCTACGATGGCACATGGCAACAACCTGTAAAAGGAACATACTGGATATATGACAATCATGGTACATACAACGAACTGTGGGCAAACGCAACAAG CGATGACATCAATAGATGCATTAATTCAGCTGAGAAAGGATTTAAAATTTGGAGCGCCAAGTCTACTGAAGCAagaatgcaaatattattaaaatttgtatccCTGTTAGAATGCAATCG caaatttCTATTGGCAAATAAAGTGTTAAAATTGGTGAAATTCTTATGCACTTATGAGAAATCTTTATCTTGCACTCAAAATGGAAGATTAGAAGTAACAAGAATTCGTAAGCCCAGAGgcgttattgttattaaagaaTTAGACGAAAATGTTTTGCTTTATCGCGTGATAGCAAGTTTATTTGCTGGCAATTCTGTCATTGTGATATGTGGTATTCAAGCCTGTAGTCTAATATGTAATCTGTCATATTGTGACTTGTTTTCAATGTCTAATGTGCCACCAGGCGTTGTAAATTTGTTGTCCAATGAAAACACAAAGACTTTGGAATCAATCTTATGCAAAAAAGACTATGAAAGTTATGCAAAACAGTTTTTCACAGAAGATGATTTGTCGACATTTACGAATCTTACTTTACccaaacaaattatattctctTTTAAGTAA
- the LOC105671470 gene encoding uncharacterized protein isoform X1, which yields MPERVNAIHKYYTDLEYDKKWNNDVFINVSTLSEEMTFEDVNDFAERFLKAASVIEKNLSDFKSRCSHVDDVTTIIEYLTNFGMQFVFGNFFDKEYTSHDVVLSVMLTLFSMCSDPEVQLFLKNAIIKNSTLNSTDAFDKFDNIFLSHCINEMILFKDSDLYAAISYLRIKSAKNCLNDIIWIHRSIQEKALWLIEKYFKNQNIPIHIFSGSCQPTEKLLTPTISNVTSMISLWSENLATAKNVAALLNKDVVFINTYMDFSGGVVLLPYVKIFSRTLPYKCSLGICPLKSDAYSTNDIFRNLFYDGTWQQPVKGTYWIYDNHGTYNELWANATSDDINRCINSAEKGFKIWSAKSTEARMQILLKFVSLLECNRKFLLANKVLKLVKFLCTYEKSLSCTQNGRLEVTRIRKPRGVIVIKELDENVLLYRVIASLFAGNSVIVICGIQACSLICNLSYCDLFSMSNVPPGVVNLLSNENTKTLESILCKKDYESYAKQFFTEDDLSTFTNLTLPKQIIFSFK from the exons ATGCCTGAGCGAGTAAATGCTATACACAAATATTATACTGATCTAGAATATGATAAGAAATGGAATAAT gatgtttttataaatgtttctacTTTATCTGAGGAAATGACATTTGAAGATGTCAATGATTTCGCAGAGAG atttcttAAAGCAGCATctgtaatagaaaaaaatttgtctgATTTTAAATCTCGCTGTTCACATGTAGACGATGTCACTactattattgaatatttaactaattttgGTATGCAATTTGTTTTTGGCAACTTTTTTG ataaagaaTACACAAGTCATGATGTAGTTTTATCAGTAATGCTTACATTATTCAGTATGTGTTCAGATCCTGAAGTGCagttatttttgaaaaatgcaatcat caaaaattcGACATTGAATTCGACAGATGCATTTGACAAGTttgacaatatatttttaa GTCATTGCATTAATGAAATGATACTATTCAAAGATTCAGATTTGTATGCAGCTATCAGCTACTTGAGAATTAAAAGTGCCAAGAATTGTCTAAATGACATAATTTGGATCCATAGATCGATACAAGAAAAGGCTTTGTGGCttatagagaaatattttaagaatcaaaatattcctattcatatttttagtgGATCATGCCAACCCACAGAAAAATTGCTTACACCCACTATATCTAATGTAACAAGCATGATATCCTTATGGTCAGAAAATCTTGCAACTGCAAAGAATGTAGCGgcattattaaat aaagacgttgtatttataaatacatatatggaTTTCTCTGGTGGTGTCGTGCTTTTGccttatgtaaaaatatttagcagAACATTGCCATATAAATGTAGCCTTGGTATCTGTCCATTGAAATCAGATGCATACTCAACtaatgatatatttagaaatctaTTCTACGATGGCACATGGCAACAACCTGTAAAAGGAACATACTGGATATATGACAATCATGGTACATACAACGAACTGTGGGCAAACGCAACAAG CGATGACATCAATAGATGCATTAATTCAGCTGAGAAAGGATTTAAAATTTGGAGCGCCAAGTCTACTGAAGCAagaatgcaaatattattaaaatttgtatccCTGTTAGAATGCAATCG caaatttCTATTGGCAAATAAAGTGTTAAAATTGGTGAAATTCTTATGCACTTATGAGAAATCTTTATCTTGCACTCAAAATGGAAGATTAGAAGTAACAAGAATTCGTAAGCCCAGAGgcgttattgttattaaagaaTTAGACGAAAATGTTTTGCTTTATCGCGTGATAGCAAGTTTATTTGCTGGCAATTCTGTCATTGTGATATGTGGTATTCAAGCCTGTAGTCTAATATGTAATCTGTCATATTGTGACTTGTTTTCAATGTCTAATGTGCCACCAGGCGTTGTAAATTTGTTGTCCAATGAAAACACAAAGACTTTGGAATCAATCTTATGCAAAAAAGACTATGAAAGTTATGCAAAACAGTTTTTCACAGAAGATGATTTGTCGACATTTACGAATCTTACTTTACccaaacaaattatattctctTTTAAGTAA
- the LOC105671407 gene encoding THAP domain-containing protein 1-like — translation MVRFCCVEGCKTTWRPDIDLSFFSFPLKNEDLLKKWLQVIPTNNRITKHSRICSNHFEESQYDCVSGKRYLKKEAIPNRFPRDTIENKETSMNDEIPVQECQHDTSEDVNIDHCNDFVDYNTQPSKMFLSIVPLSSLPTPIDEATQSTPQTQNVATQMSPRRLAPSEAEEKLRRQVKILQKKLHRRERRILSIRQLLKHLKTKSVEKSSYHLDHLYAKKNV, via the exons ATGGTGAGATTTTGTTGCGTTGAAGGCTGCAAAACAACGTGGCGACCAGATATTGACCTATCGTTTTTCAG TTTTCCATTGAAAAATGAAGACTTGTTGAAAAAGTGGTTGCAGGTTATACCAACAAATAACCGAATTACTAAACACTCTCGAATATGTAGTAACCACTTTGAAGAATCCCAGTACGATTGTGTTTCCGGTAAGCGATACTTGAAAAAGGAGGCAATTcccaatagatttccacgtgaTACAATCGAGaat AAGGAAACAAGCATGAACGATGAAATTCCAGTACAGGAATGTCAACATGATACATCAGAAGATGTGAATATCGATCATTGTAACGACTTTGTTGATTATAATACCCAGCCATCGAAAATGTTCTTATCAATTGTACCTTTGTCATCATTGCCAACTCCAATTGATGAGGCAACACAAAGCACTCCTCAGACTCag aaTGTGGCTACACAAATGTCACCAAGACGATTGGCGCCATCCGAAGCTGAAGAGAAATTACGTCGCCAagttaaaattcttcaaaagaAATTGCATCGCAGAGAACGAAGAATATTAAGTATTCGCCAATTGCTAAAACACTTGAAGACTAAAAGTGTTGAGAAAAGCTCATACCACCTCGAtcatttatatgcaaaaaagaatgtttaa
- the LOC105671406 gene encoding putative phosphatidate phosphatase: protein MDRSSKLILRKLIIDFLCLFIVGISVLMFFLFGKPYKRGFFCNDESLYHPFHDSTVTSSMLYVIGLFLPICTMIVGEFLHARHFPEHTAKVLFGYTIPPWLWNAYEKIGVFGFGAACTVLTTDIAKYTIGRLRPHFMSLCVPNVNCSLIENRHRYIEHFECTAPEISDKLLKDVRLSFPSGHSSFSAYTMIYLAMYLQLRMRWKGSKLLKHFFQLLCLLMAWFTAMTRISNYKHHWSDVLAGATLGTIVALVMSHCVADLFEEEKHRSAEKHRPVDYETETGVGGTQDESSPLQMRIQTYGGINENTEDTRRRGSS from the exons ATGGATCGATCATCCAAGCTGATTCTACGGAAGCTCATCATAGACTTTCTCTGCCTATTCATCG TGGGGATCTCGGTGCTAATGTTCTTCCTATTCGGCAAACCGTACAAGCGTGGCTTCTTCTGCAACGATGAATCACTCTATCATCCGTTTCACGATTCTACAGTTACGAGTTCGATGCTGTACGTCATCGGACTTTTCCTTCCTATATGCACG ATGATCGTAGGAGAGTTTCTGCACGCGCGGCATTTTCCTGAACATACGGCGAAGGTGCTTTTCGGATACACCATACCTCCGTGGCTGTGGAACGCCTACGAAAAG ATTGGTGTATTCGGTTTCGGCGCGGCTTGCACCGTTTTAACTACGGACATCGCGAAGTACACCATAGGTCGCCTGCGACCGCACTTCATGAGTCTCTGCGTGCCCAACGTCAATTGCAGTCTGATCGAAAATCGTCACAGATACATCGAGCATTTCGAATGCACCGCGCCGGAGATTTCCGACAAATTGCTCAAAGATGTCAG ATTATCGTTTCCCTCCGGTCACTCGTCCTTCTCGGCCTACACCATGATCTACCTTGCG ATGTATCTTCAGCTGAGGATGAGGTGGAAAGGCAGTAAACTTCTCAAACACTTCTTTCAACTGCTGTGTCTGCTTATGGCCTGGTTTACCGCGATGACACGCATTTCCAATTACAAGCATCACTGGAGCGATGTGCTCGCTGGAGCTACCCTCGGCACGATCGTTGCTTTAGTGATG TCACACTGTGTGGCGGATCTCTTCGAGGAAGAAAAGCACCGCTCCGCGGAAAAGCACCGACCTGTCGACTACGAAACGGAAACCGGCGTCGGCGGCACACAG gACGAATCGAGCCCACTGCAAATGAGAATTCAAACGTATGGTGGAATTAACGAGAACACGGAGGATACGCGTAGACGTGGTTCTAGTTAG